The DNA segment TATTTTGGGCGGGTGTTTGAAGGCATAAGCAGATATGCTCAGTATCGCTCCTGCTTCTTCTCTTTCAAGAGCAACCTTAACCGCCCTTATAATATCTAAAAGGACAGAACCAGCATTCGGGCCGTCAACCGTGCACAGTCGCAGTTCAATTTCCATTGGTGCCTTTCCAAAGTATAATCCTTTGAGCCACATGTAGCTGTCTCTTCTGTTCTGTAGAAAATCTACATAATCCGTCGTCCCAGCCACAACCGAAGCCTCATAAGGCAAAGCCGACTCCACCGTCCTCGTCTTCACAACCCGCTTAGTCTCCCGACTCCTCTCCAATGTATCCAACGACTCCGTCCCCCCACCCACATCAAGCTGATAAGTCTGGGAAATACGAACACCTTGCGCCGAAAGCAACCTCATCAACGTCTTATGCAACGTAGTAGCACCCACCTGATCAATCAAATCATCACCTGCAACAGGCAAACCCGCATCCTCAAACCGCCCCGCCCAAGCCACATCACTGGCAATACCTACAGGAGTTACATTAACAAACGCACAACCCGCCCGAAGCGCCTGCTCCGCATACCACCGCGAAGCCCTCACCGCACCACTTGGAAGAAGATTAACAACAATTTCCGCATCGCTCTCCTTCAACACTTGTGCTACATCTATATCTGGGGAAGAATCGACTTTCACGACGTCTTTCAGATACTTACCCACACCATCCAAGACCTGCCCCTTCTGAACAGAAACGCCTAATTCGGGAACCTGAGCAAACTTCAAAGTGTTGTTCGGCTCAGCAAAAATAGCCTTCGACAAATCTCTTCCAACCTTTCGAGCGTCAATGTCAAAAGCTGAAACAACCTCGATGTCCCGCGGATGATAACCACCAAGAACTAACCGCCTCAGCCCAACAACGTCTTCCGCATTGTCGGAATCTTTATAATAATGTAGACCTTGGACAAACCCTGAAGCACAATTTCCAACACCAGCCAATGCAATTTTAATCTTCGTCATTCAAATGTCACCAGCCACGCTTATGAGATACACTGTTCTATTCAAAACTCTTTCGAACCCCAAAGACATCTCCAAAAGCCCATCCGCCATCTGTACGCGTACTAAGACTTATTAAAACGGCAATTGCACAGTTAATTCCGGGAACAAATCATGCCAAAGAAGAAAAGTTGGTCTGAAAAACTACACGACAGCAAAGACCTGCCAAGAGTAGAAAAAATCACAGACAAAATGAGCAAAAGATGGGGCACGGGAACAGTAGTCATCCCGGCGCCGATAGAAGTCGACGAAATGATGAGAAAAGTACCCAAAGAAAAACTCATAACCATAAACCAAATCCGCACCACTCTGGCCAAGAAACACGGAGCAACTATTGGCTGCTCTTTAACCACAGGAATCTTCGCAAGAATTGCAGCTGAAGCCGCCAAAGAAGAAAGAGAAAAGGGTGGAAAAGATATTACACCTTATTGGCGCACCCTAAAAGCAGGTGGAGTCATAAATCCGAAATATCCTGGCGGAGCAGAAGGACAAAAGACACTGCTAGAAAAAGAAGGACACAAAGTAATCCAGAAAGGTAAAAAACATGTTGTCGTAGACTACGAAAAGGCATTGGCAAAACTATAAGCATTCAAGCTTTCTAGCTATACGCCAATAAACCGAACGTCACCGTACCCTT comes from the Candidatus Bathyarchaeota archaeon genome and includes:
- a CDS encoding inositol-3-phosphate synthase, giving the protein MTKIKIALAGVGNCASGFVQGLHYYKDSDNAEDVVGLRRLVLGGYHPRDIEVVSAFDIDARKVGRDLSKAIFAEPNNTLKFAQVPELGVSVQKGQVLDGVGKYLKDVVKVDSSPDIDVAQVLKESDAEIVVNLLPSGAVRASRWYAEQALRAGCAFVNVTPVGIASDVAWAGRFEDAGLPVAGDDLIDQVGATTLHKTLMRLLSAQGVRISQTYQLDVGGGTESLDTLERSRETKRVVKTRTVESALPYEASVVAGTTDYVDFLQNRRDSYMWLKGLYFGKAPMEIELRLCTVDGPNAGSVLLDIIRAVKVALEREEAGAILSISAYAFKHPPKI
- a CDS encoding MGMT family protein gives rise to the protein MPKKKSWSEKLHDSKDLPRVEKITDKMSKRWGTGTVVIPAPIEVDEMMRKVPKEKLITINQIRTTLAKKHGATIGCSLTTGIFARIAAEAAKEEREKGGKDITPYWRTLKAGGVINPKYPGGAEGQKTLLEKEGHKVIQKGKKHVVVDYEKALAKL